Within Bacteroidota bacterium, the genomic segment TTTCAACATTTAGTAGTAATGCAAGAAGTAAGACTAACAACTTTTTCATGGCTTAGTATTTAATTAATTATTTGGTTTCTTTTCCTGATTTTTCGAAATGAGTATTATACCAGTTGATTATTCTGTCCCAATAATCATAAAAATCACTTTCATTACTAGCATTGCCAGCTCCATGACCACCATTATAGTAATTAACCCACATCACTTCTTTGCCTAACCTCCTTAATGCATAATACAATTCTCGTGAATTAACCGCAGGAACATTCCAATCACCTTCGCCAGTGAGAAGAAGATGAGGGGTATTAATTCTATCGGCAAACAATACAGCAGATGTGGCTATATACTTGAGGGGAGCATCCCAAAGGGTTTCTCCAATTCTATCCTGCCCATTTTCGGCGGCTGCATAATTTCTCGTTCCAATACGAGGGCTATCACCCAGAAAACTAATAATATTTACTTTGCCTGAGATATTAATAGCGGCAGCAAAACGATTAGTTTGGGATATCAATAAGGAAGTAGCATAACCACCGTAACTTGTTCCGTGTACTCCTAATTTTGTTTCATCAATAAGACCTTGATCAATTAATTTGTTTATACCCGCAGTAATTCCTTTAATCCAAGCTTCTCCAGGATAACCTTTTTCAAGATTAACGGATGGCTTAAATCCAAAAAACCCGGCATTTGAAATTAAGTTCATAGACAAACTATAACCATTATCGAAAAAAGTTTCATAAATCTCACAAACGAGCGGATATTTCTTTGTAGAATCATAATTTACAGGATAATACAAAATTCCATTTAACTCTTTCCCATCAGAGTCCCTATATTTTACGAGTTCGCTTTTAGTTAATTTTTTAGTATTAATCCAGGGATTTAGGTCAGTTAATTGTGTACGACTTCTAAAATCACTTGCCTGTTTAAAAAAATTATCTGGTTGGTCACCATCCGAAAAATTATAAAAAAACTTACTTCCATCTTTGGACATTTTCCATCTTGAGTATAAATTAGAATCCTTAAATAGCTCCTCCATTTTCATATTAACAATATCGTATTTAAACAGCCCTCTATCCCATTTATCCTTCGCTGAATAAGACATAAACCAGTATTTTGCATCAGGACTCCAGCTTACAATATTTAACTCTGCTTCCTTTTCTTTATTCTCAGGAAATTCATAAACCATTTTTGTTAGGCTATTCTCTGAATTAATGAGCCAATAACCCTTTTTAGAAGAAACAAGAACATTTTTATTATCAGGACTCCACTGTTCAACCGAAAACTTAACTTTCGAAGTATCAGTCAGTATAATTTCAGTAGTATCAAACGAAATTAGTTTAGCTTTTTCTTCATAAATATTTCGCACAAAAACCTTCCCAGAATCAGCATAAGCATATTTCAAATTCTTATCATCCCATCTAAATGATTTAGCAGCCTTATATTTTTTCTCAAGGATCGTTCTCTCCTTATTTGAAAGCTTCAATTTCACCAATTCAAATTCAGAACCACCTTCTCTTTCATACACTGTTTTTATAGGGTAGTTCTGAATAAAAACCAGATCAGATCCATCTTCCAAAATTCTAATATCACTATAAGTACCTTCTTTTGTTAAGAATTCTACTTTTGAATTTTTAGGATCCACGCTTGCCAAAATTTTAAGATTATTATGGATTCTTATAGCATCCCATTTCAAAAAAGGCTGTTTTGAATCATAAACAGTAATGGGTCCAATGGTAGCTTCCTTAAAGAGTGAGTCAGCTTTTTTAGACCAAGTATTTTCGCGTAACGATAAAATGATCGATTCATCTTTTTTATTCCATAATAATTGCGAGTTAGAGGCGATTGGATATTTAAGTTCCGGCTTTACTTTTTGTAATTTTTGCTTCTCAATATCATAAATATAAAGAACAAATAGTGGATCTTCGTATTTAATAATTGCAAGCCAAGTCCCATCCGGAGACCACTTTAGACTACCAAAAATTCCTTTTTCCTTAAATGGAAATATTTGCTCCTTTGTTTCAGTATTAATAATAACCAGTTCACTATAATTCGGTGCAATATAATTAGCATCACCATATCGCTTATGATCAATATTCTGGCGATCCTTCATTGTTCTTATAAAACCCGCAGCATAATTTCCATTATCAGTTAAATCGACCAAACTGTATGACCTAACTAATAAAGCATCTTCTGGAGTGAAAGCAGTGAGTTGGGCATTAGCGGCTGATGTTATAAAAATCAGGGAAATAAATATAAGACTAAGTTTCTTCATAGCTAAATTTATTAAGTTTAATCAATAAATTTAACAATACTATTCAATTATAATGACTTGTATATACTAATGGTAGGTTATTATGGACAAGCATGCAAAAATTATAGTTCAGTCAAATATTTAAAAATCCGAATGGCCAATATTCTGTCATGAAAAAGTGCTATTCATCATTAATAGAAATACTTTAAACGCTTAGATTATCCATAGCCATTCAATGATAAATTTACAATTAGAAGTGAAATTTGCATTATAAAGACTAATAAGGATTCCAATAAAAGATTCTTTATTGGTCTTTATTCATTTTTGCCCACGAATCTTTTAGGGAAACGGTTCTGTTAAAAACAAGCTTATCAGGTTTAGAATCCAAATCAACGCAGAAATAACCATTTCGCTCAAATTGGTATTTTGATTCGTGAATGGCATCGGCTAAAACAGGTTCAACATAACCATTTACAATTTGAAGTGAGTCAGGATTAAGGTTTGATTTAAAATCCTTATCTTCTTCCACTAGATCTGGGTTTTCATTGAGAAATAAACGATCGTAAAGCCTTATTTCTGCAGGAATTGCATGTGGGGCCGACAACCAATGGATGGTTCCTTTAACTTTTCGTGTCAGAGGTATTCCACTTCCGCTCTTTGTATCCGGATCGTAAGTACAAAGAATTTCAATTATTTCACCTTCCGAATTTTTAACAACCTCATTACATTTAATTACATAAGCATATCTAAGTCTAACTTCATTTCCAGGTGCTAATCTAAAAAATTTACCGGAGGGATTTTCCATAAAATCCGCTCTTTCTATTAATAACTCATGTGAGAAATACAATGTTCTTTTTCCTGCCGACTCATCTTCCGGATTATTGGTAGCTTCAAGTTCTTCAAACTGACCTTCAGGATAATTGGTAATTACAATTTTAATGGGATCTAAAACCGCCATTACTCGATTAGCTCTTTTATTTAAATCCTCTTTAATGCTATACTCAAGTAAGGCAACATCAATTACGTTATCACGTTTAGCTACTCCGATAATATCGGCAAAATTACGAATTGATTCAGGTGTATAACCCCTTCTTCTTAAACCGGTAATTGTTGGCATTCGAGGATCATCCCAACCATTCACTAAGTTTTCTTCAACTAACTGTAAAAGCTTACGTTTACTCATTATGGTATAAGTCAAATTCAATCGAGCAAACTCAGTTTGTACAGGTCGATAATCTCCTTCAATAATTTGATCCAGATACCAATCGTAAAGCGGACGATGTACCTCGAATTCGAGGGTACAAATTGAATTTGTAATACCTTCAATATAATCCGATTGTCCATGAGCAAAATCATACATGGGGTAGATGCACCATTTATCTCCCGTTCGGTGATGGTGCGCTCTCTTTATACGATACATGGCCGGATCGCGTAATTGCATGTTAGGAGAAGCCATGTCGATTTTTGCACGTAAAATTCTGGCTCCGTCAGGAAACTCGCCATCTTTCATACGTTGGAACAAATCTAAATTTTCTTCGATACTTCTATTTCTATATGGGCTTTCAATACCTGGCTTAGAAGGTGTACCACGCTGCGAGCTCATTTCTTCAGTAGATTGATCATCAATATAAGCTTTTCCCTTTTTAATAATTAACACTGCCCAATCGTATAATTGATCAAAATAATCAGAAGCATAATATAATCGATCTTCCCAATCAAAACCCAACCATTTTACATCTCTCATAATGGAATCAACATACTCTACATCTTCCTTAGCTGGATTTGTATCATCAAATCGAAGATTGGTCAGTCCATTATATTTCTTTGCTAAACCAAAGTTTAAACAGATTGATTTTGCATGTCCGATATGTAAATAACCATTGGGTTCGGGAGGGAAACGGGTATGTACCCTTCCGCCGTTTTTACCTTCGCTGATATTTTTTTCGATCAGTTGTTCGATAAAGTTTAATGATGTTTTCTTCTTTGATTCGTCTTCGATGTGGTTCATATTCATTGTTAAAAGCTTAGGCGGCAAAAATAGTACTAAATGTCTATTAATTCAACTTCTTTTATTTTAAAAAGCATGAAATATCCATACTACCGTTGTTCATACTCACTACGAATATTAATAATGGATATTCTACCGAAAAATCGGGACAAGTTATGTGACCATTAAAATCAAAATTATTAACACATGAAATCGAACAAAAAAAAATCCTGACCTCTTTCGATATTGAGATGTCAGGATTTCAGATATTTTAGTTTCAATTATTTGAGGAAGTACCACATTTCTATAAATACTGATACTTTAGATCAATAAAAAGATATGTGTTGAAAATGATTTTTTTAAGATTTTATCCAAAATAATTAATGAAAATACGGCTACTAAACTTATTATTATAATCGGCGATACATGAAAGTCTTTAAATATGGCTTGAAGGCTATTAAAAATATTAAAAGATAGGCTTGGAAGTTGAACATTTTCCATATTTACCCCACCAAATATCCCATTTATAAACGACCAATCAAGGCCGAAAAGTACAAAACTCGCTGCAATAAAACCAAGTCCAATCAATAACCAATATTTTAAACTTAAAATTGGTTGATTTGCATTCTTGCTGGCCAAATCTAATTTAATACGATTCATTACCCCTGCTGTAAAGTCAGCCGATGGTTGATCCAATGAAGCTTTTGTGAGCATCCTCTTCAATAGATCGTCTTTTAAAAAATCCATGTTTGTCATAATTTCCTCCTTCATATCAATTCGCCTATCCTGTATTTAAGCATAACGTTTATATGCTCATAAAGTTTCTTCCTGGTGCGGTGAAG encodes:
- a CDS encoding glutamine--tRNA ligase/YqeY domain fusion protein, which translates into the protein MNMNHIEDESKKKTSLNFIEQLIEKNISEGKNGGRVHTRFPPEPNGYLHIGHAKSICLNFGLAKKYNGLTNLRFDDTNPAKEDVEYVDSIMRDVKWLGFDWEDRLYYASDYFDQLYDWAVLIIKKGKAYIDDQSTEEMSSQRGTPSKPGIESPYRNRSIEENLDLFQRMKDGEFPDGARILRAKIDMASPNMQLRDPAMYRIKRAHHHRTGDKWCIYPMYDFAHGQSDYIEGITNSICTLEFEVHRPLYDWYLDQIIEGDYRPVQTEFARLNLTYTIMSKRKLLQLVEENLVNGWDDPRMPTITGLRRRGYTPESIRNFADIIGVAKRDNVIDVALLEYSIKEDLNKRANRVMAVLDPIKIVITNYPEGQFEELEATNNPEDESAGKRTLYFSHELLIERADFMENPSGKFFRLAPGNEVRLRYAYVIKCNEVVKNSEGEIIEILCTYDPDTKSGSGIPLTRKVKGTIHWLSAPHAIPAEIRLYDRLFLNENPDLVEEDKDFKSNLNPDSLQIVNGYVEPVLADAIHESKYQFERNGYFCVDLDSKPDKLVFNRTVSLKDSWAKMNKDQ
- a CDS encoding prolyl oligopeptidase family serine peptidase, translating into MKKLSLIFISLIFITSAANAQLTAFTPEDALLVRSYSLVDLTDNGNYAAGFIRTMKDRQNIDHKRYGDANYIAPNYSELVIINTETKEQIFPFKEKGIFGSLKWSPDGTWLAIIKYEDPLFVLYIYDIEKQKLQKVKPELKYPIASNSQLLWNKKDESIILSLRENTWSKKADSLFKEATIGPITVYDSKQPFLKWDAIRIHNNLKILASVDPKNSKVEFLTKEGTYSDIRILEDGSDLVFIQNYPIKTVYEREGGSEFELVKLKLSNKERTILEKKYKAAKSFRWDDKNLKYAYADSGKVFVRNIYEEKAKLISFDTTEIILTDTSKVKFSVEQWSPDNKNVLVSSKKGYWLINSENSLTKMVYEFPENKEKEAELNIVSWSPDAKYWFMSYSAKDKWDRGLFKYDIVNMKMEELFKDSNLYSRWKMSKDGSKFFYNFSDGDQPDNFFKQASDFRSRTQLTDLNPWINTKKLTKSELVKYRDSDGKELNGILYYPVNYDSTKKYPLVCEIYETFFDNGYSLSMNLISNAGFFGFKPSVNLEKGYPGEAWIKGITAGINKLIDQGLIDETKLGVHGTSYGGYATSLLISQTNRFAAAINISGKVNIISFLGDSPRIGTRNYAAAENGQDRIGETLWDAPLKYIATSAVLFADRINTPHLLLTGEGDWNVPAVNSRELYYALRRLGKEVMWVNYYNGGHGAGNASNESDFYDYWDRIINWYNTHFEKSGKETK